One Candidatus Anaeroferrophillus wilburensis genomic window carries:
- a CDS encoding methyltransferase: MNKASKNRLTPKQLPLFTGTTLFDKVARAVCRAGTLPRKELYESWEVARRVRRRYRGGRVVDIAGGHGLLAHLMLLLDDSSAAAEVIDPNIPDNAAILSDTIIEAWPRLRDRIHYHQSSLEEFSLSADDLVVSVHACGFLTDDVLQKAVTVGARVAVLPCCHHLDGAATGGLEGWVDGPLAVDLMRAERLRLAGYTITTSTILADITPKNRLLMANPNPLQTTGTIHG; this comes from the coding sequence ATGAACAAAGCCTCCAAAAACCGCCTGACACCAAAGCAGCTGCCACTTTTTACCGGCACCACCCTGTTTGACAAGGTTGCCAGGGCCGTCTGCCGGGCGGGAACCCTGCCGCGGAAAGAACTCTACGAAAGCTGGGAAGTGGCCCGACGGGTGCGGCGGCGGTACCGGGGCGGCCGGGTGGTGGATATTGCCGGCGGCCATGGCCTGCTGGCCCATCTCATGCTGCTGCTGGATGATAGCTCGGCTGCCGCCGAGGTGATTGACCCGAATATTCCCGACAATGCCGCCATCCTCTCCGACACCATCATCGAAGCCTGGCCGCGGCTCCGGGATCGGATTCACTACCATCAATCCTCCCTGGAGGAATTTTCCCTTTCTGCTGATGATCTGGTGGTCTCAGTCCATGCTTGCGGATTCCTCACCGATGACGTATTACAAAAGGCAGTTACCGTCGGCGCCAGAGTGGCGGTGCTGCCCTGCTGCCACCATCTCGACGGGGCGGCAACCGGCGGGCTGGAGGGCTGGGTCGACGGACCGCTGGCCGTCGACCTGATGCGGGCCGAACGGCTGCGCTTGGCCGGCTACACCATCACCACCAGCACCATCCTGGCTGACATCACACCGAAAAACCGGCTGCTGATGGCCAATCCAAACCCCTTGCAGACAACAGGAACAATTCATGGATAA
- a CDS encoding patatin family protein encodes MRGVFSTGLLDGLLAKQFNPFDLYLGVSAGAGNLAAYLAEMPGRNLKIYTDYSLQPEFIRFTRFLRGGHLMDLDWLWRMTISEIRLDLPTIYAKGKPFLVGLADVTTGQAVYQLTNADNLEQVLKASSALPVLYRGFPLVDGRPMADGGLVDGLPVQEVIRRGARRIMVIRSRPRSYVKKESLLERLVNWKLQKLPQLKAAMATRIDNYNRTVRLLRQPPPGVTIIELCPPDTFRSTRLSQNPAVLMEGYRQGKALADEAVRRWHEA; translated from the coding sequence ATGCGCGGCGTATTTTCCACCGGCCTGCTGGATGGCCTGCTGGCAAAACAGTTCAACCCTTTTGATCTTTATCTCGGGGTTTCAGCCGGGGCCGGCAACCTGGCGGCCTACCTGGCCGAAATGCCCGGCCGCAACCTGAAAATCTACACCGACTATTCCCTGCAGCCGGAGTTTATCCGTTTCACCCGGTTTCTGCGCGGCGGCCACCTGATGGATCTTGACTGGCTCTGGCGGATGACGATCAGCGAGATCCGCCTCGACCTGCCCACCATCTACGCCAAGGGGAAACCCTTTCTGGTGGGCCTCGCCGATGTCACCACCGGCCAGGCCGTCTACCAGCTCACCAATGCCGACAATCTTGAACAGGTACTCAAGGCATCCAGCGCCCTGCCAGTGCTTTATCGCGGCTTTCCCCTGGTGGACGGCCGTCCGATGGCTGACGGCGGCCTGGTGGACGGCCTGCCGGTTCAAGAGGTCATCCGCCGGGGCGCACGACGGATCATGGTCATCCGTTCCCGGCCTCGTTCCTATGTAAAGAAAGAGAGCCTGCTGGAACGGCTGGTGAACTGGAAGCTGCAAAAGCTTCCCCAGCTCAAGGCCGCCATGGCCACGCGGATTGACAACTACAACCGGACGGTCAGGCTGCTTCGCCAGCCGCCGCCGGGAGTCACCATCATCGAACTCTGCCCGCCGGACACTTTCCGCTCCACCCGCCTGAGCCAGAATCCGGCAGTCCTGATGGAAGGCTATCGCCAGGGAAAGGCCCTGGCTGATGAAGCGGTCAGGCGCTGGCACGAAGCATAA